From the Caldalkalibacillus uzonensis genome, one window contains:
- a CDS encoding HpcH/HpaI aldolase family protein, whose amino-acid sequence MLKKRLAIDELILSTMISEVRNPNLARMLATAGLDSIIIDMEHGTFSWPEMSAMITVAKGAGVAPVVRIPEIRRETILKPLDAGAAGILVPMVNSVEEAKEVIQHVKYPPDGKRGAALRRGHSDYRAVSAADYMKQANEEIAVLLQVETMEAVHCAPELAQVEGVDALFIGPFDLSVDMGIPGKIWDKSLRQIYSDIISACKQRGVAVGIQSFDIEQARELVNLGVRYLSFSSDVNMLVDQTASAVKQIHQKFVV is encoded by the coding sequence ATGCTCAAAAAGCGTTTGGCCATTGATGAATTAATCTTATCAACAATGATCTCAGAGGTAAGAAATCCGAATCTGGCCCGTATGCTCGCTACAGCCGGCCTTGATTCCATTATCATTGATATGGAACATGGGACCTTTAGCTGGCCGGAAATGTCAGCGATGATTACCGTCGCCAAGGGGGCAGGTGTGGCACCTGTTGTACGCATTCCAGAAATTAGGAGGGAAACTATTCTTAAGCCCCTTGATGCAGGTGCGGCAGGCATATTAGTCCCCATGGTTAACAGTGTCGAAGAAGCGAAGGAGGTCATACAACATGTGAAATACCCTCCCGATGGAAAGCGTGGAGCTGCCCTGCGCCGCGGACACAGTGATTATCGAGCTGTCTCCGCTGCAGACTATATGAAGCAAGCAAATGAAGAGATTGCAGTTCTTCTACAAGTCGAGACAATGGAGGCAGTTCATTGCGCCCCTGAACTTGCCCAGGTAGAAGGGGTCGATGCCTTATTCATTGGTCCTTTTGACCTTTCCGTTGATATGGGAATACCAGGGAAAATATGGGACAAATCCCTCCGTCAAATTTATTCAGATATTATTTCCGCTTGCAAACAAAGAGGCGTTGCTGTAGGAATTCAGTCGTTCGATATTGAACAAGCAAGGGAATTAGTGAACCTAGGAGTAAGGTACCTCTCGTTCAGTAGCGATGTCAACATGCTGGTCGATCAAACTGCTAGTGCTGTTAAACAGATCCATCAAAAATTTGTCGTTTAA
- a CDS encoding tripartite tricarboxylate transporter substrate binding protein has protein sequence MKKTFKTTLLLGVAFIFIALIVTGCSQTETNVSDENSTEDITKSARESTTDDNNYPTDTIEVVVPAGPGGDTDINARTLAKYLSEELGVNMVVSNISGAGGTTGAQEVLKADPDGSKVLFHHNGFLLNNILGLADYTHSDFEVAGIAVLDEGNGFFVNAESEYEDLSDLIEAAKANPGKISIGTEVGSFTHLQLLAFQENTGTELNIVDAGGAADKIVALQGGHIEYYAHSIRVSQTVY, from the coding sequence ATGAAAAAAACTTTCAAAACTACTCTGTTGTTGGGAGTTGCGTTTATTTTCATCGCCTTGATTGTTACAGGATGTAGTCAGACAGAAACGAATGTATCAGATGAAAACAGTACGGAAGACATCACAAAAAGCGCAAGGGAATCGACAACTGATGATAATAATTATCCTACTGATACGATTGAAGTCGTTGTACCTGCGGGTCCCGGTGGTGACACCGACATAAACGCCAGAACGTTAGCTAAATATTTATCGGAAGAATTGGGAGTAAACATGGTTGTAAGCAATATCTCTGGAGCGGGGGGGACTACAGGGGCTCAAGAAGTATTAAAAGCTGATCCAGATGGCTCCAAAGTATTGTTTCATCACAATGGCTTTCTACTTAACAATATTTTAGGACTTGCCGATTACACTCATAGTGACTTTGAAGTTGCAGGTATTGCAGTATTGGATGAAGGAAATGGATTTTTTGTAAACGCTGAATCGGAGTATGAAGATTTGAGTGATTTAATTGAGGCAGCGAAAGCAAATCCGGGAAAAATATCGATCGGTACAGAAGTCGGTTCATTTACTCATCTTCAGTTACTAGCTTTTCAAGAGAATACTGGAACAGAACTTAATATTGTCGATGCGGGCGGTGCCGCGGATAAAATTGTTGCCTTGCAGGGAGGGCACATTGAATATTATGCCCACTCAATACGGGTTAGTCAAACAGTATATTGA
- a CDS encoding hydroxypyruvate isomerase family protein produces the protein MGCKRLNALIGHEIPGINREEQLELARKNLGFAADQARKFGIEVLVEAVNTFENGPYLLSTTRQAVDLIDSVGRDNLKLQYDVYHMQRMEGNIVYTIQHYLSYIAHVQIADSPNRGEPGTGEINYRYVLSVLKESGYKGYIGLEYNPSARITETSLVWLPRSLRGGEVDLADIRDLKLERRI, from the coding sequence CTGGGCTGTAAAAGATTGAATGCACTGATTGGACATGAAATTCCAGGAATAAACCGAGAGGAACAATTAGAATTAGCCCGCAAAAACCTCGGGTTTGCAGCTGATCAAGCCAGGAAGTTTGGTATTGAAGTCCTTGTTGAAGCGGTTAACACATTTGAAAACGGCCCCTATTTGCTGAGTACAACCCGCCAGGCAGTTGATTTAATTGATAGCGTCGGGCGTGACAACCTAAAGCTTCAATATGATGTTTATCATATGCAACGAATGGAAGGGAACATTGTTTATACAATTCAACATTATCTATCATACATCGCCCACGTCCAGATTGCTGACTCCCCTAATAGAGGGGAGCCTGGAACAGGAGAGATTAATTACCGCTATGTGCTAAGTGTGTTGAAAGAGTCAGGTTACAAGGGATACATCGGGCTAGAGTATAACCCCTCCGCTCGAATAACAGAGACCAGTCTTGTATGGTTGCCTCGTTCCTTGCGTGGTGGAGAGGTTGATCTTGCTGATATTAGAGACCTAAAACTTGAAAGGAGGATATAA
- the ilvD gene encoding dihydroxy-acid dehydratase: MASKWWRSREVVEGVDRGGQRALLKSAGVAKKDLSKPFIGVANSYNGMHAGHVHLNGLAEMVMEGIKEAGGLPFEFGVIALCDGIAQGHKGMHYVLPSRESIADSIEITAQAHRLDGLVMLGSCEKIVPGMLMAMYRLDIPSLLVTGGPMMPGLYNGESRAIYEVREAAGLFRKGVINQKQFEEMEQSVTRGPGSCAMMGTANTMSILSEVMGASLPGCGTSHAVAETKVYIAKQSGKRIVQMVHEDLKPTSIITERSFQNALRVSMAIGESTNTMLHLPAMAAEQGITITPEDFEEASRTTPLTIKAKPSGKHTLWDVEQAGGVPAIIKELVPLLHMQEKTAFGTTLEESVRETQNLNPDVIRPISNAYAEQGSLAVLKGSLAPNGCVVKQGAVVGKMRKHTGPARVFDSQEEAIEAMNNGEIKEGDVIIIRYEGPKGGPGMREMLTATAVLMGSGLGDSVALVTDGRFSGSTRGPCIGHVSPEAAAGGPIAFVQDGDMISIDIDQRTIDLMVEPSELQKRKEQWQPKALKVSNGVLLRYAEMVSSADQGAILRQQINNLSR, translated from the coding sequence ATGGCTTCAAAGTGGTGGAGAAGCAGAGAGGTTGTCGAGGGTGTTGATCGTGGGGGACAGCGAGCACTTTTGAAATCAGCAGGTGTGGCTAAAAAGGACTTGTCGAAGCCGTTTATCGGTGTGGCCAATTCCTATAACGGCATGCATGCAGGGCATGTCCATCTTAATGGGCTGGCTGAGATGGTAATGGAGGGGATCAAGGAAGCGGGAGGACTTCCATTTGAATTTGGTGTCATTGCCTTATGTGACGGAATTGCCCAAGGACATAAAGGCATGCATTACGTGTTGCCTAGTCGGGAGAGTATTGCCGACTCTATTGAAATTACAGCGCAGGCCCATCGTCTCGACGGTTTGGTAATGCTGGGAAGTTGTGAAAAAATTGTACCGGGAATGTTAATGGCGATGTACCGTTTAGACATTCCTTCCTTGCTCGTAACCGGGGGGCCCATGATGCCAGGTTTATACAATGGGGAGAGTAGGGCCATCTATGAGGTTAGGGAAGCCGCGGGTCTGTTTCGTAAAGGAGTGATAAACCAAAAACAGTTTGAGGAAATGGAGCAAAGTGTCACAAGGGGGCCTGGGTCTTGTGCGATGATGGGGACGGCCAATACAATGTCCATCTTGTCCGAAGTGATGGGAGCTTCTCTTCCAGGATGTGGTACTTCCCACGCTGTAGCAGAAACGAAAGTCTATATAGCTAAGCAAAGCGGAAAGCGCATTGTCCAGATGGTGCACGAGGATTTAAAACCAACATCTATTATTACGGAACGCTCTTTCCAAAATGCACTCCGTGTGTCCATGGCCATAGGAGAATCAACCAACACCATGCTGCACTTACCTGCCATGGCTGCCGAACAGGGTATAACTATCACACCTGAAGACTTTGAAGAAGCAAGCCGCACAACACCGCTTACTATTAAAGCGAAACCTTCCGGTAAGCATACTTTGTGGGACGTGGAACAGGCAGGGGGAGTACCCGCCATTATTAAGGAACTTGTTCCTCTACTGCATATGCAAGAAAAAACAGCCTTCGGAACCACACTGGAAGAATCGGTGCGGGAAACCCAGAATTTGAACCCGGATGTGATCCGACCTATAAGCAATGCATATGCTGAGCAAGGCAGTTTAGCGGTATTAAAAGGCTCTCTAGCCCCAAATGGTTGTGTGGTCAAGCAAGGAGCTGTCGTTGGCAAGATGAGAAAACATACAGGTCCTGCACGGGTGTTTGACAGTCAGGAAGAGGCGATCGAGGCAATGAATAATGGAGAAATCAAAGAAGGGGATGTGATTATCATCCGCTATGAAGGACCTAAAGGCGGTCCGGGAATGCGTGAAATGCTTACTGCCACCGCTGTTTTAATGGGTTCTGGACTTGGGGACAGTGTGGCTCTTGTGACAGACGGACGTTTTTCCGGTTCAACAAGGGGACCTTGCATTGGTCATGTTTCCCCTGAAGCTGCGGCAGGAGGGCCTATCGCTTTTGTTCAAGATGGGGATATGATTTCCATTGATATTGATCAACGTACTATTGATCTAATGGTTGAGCCAAGTGAGTTGCAAAAAAGAAAAGAACAGTGGCAACCTAAAGCTCTCAAAGTGAGTAACGGAGTTTTACTGCGATATGCAGAGATGGTATCCTCCGCCGATCAGGGAGCTATCTTGAGGCAACAAATTAATAACCTATCGAGATGA
- a CDS encoding dihydrodipicolinate synthase family protein, which produces MDFKSFSKQLETIAAITITPFDSKTKEINWEGVRENINFLVNNGVKVIVPCGNTSEFYALTLDEAKEEIKRTVEIVNGRALVVAGIGYSLKTAIELGKYAEEVGADCVMIHQPIHPFVTNEGVLSYYQQIIDAVNIPSIVYWKDPSLSDDVLKQLAHCERIVGVKYAINDLPRFAKLVQEVPNHHNITWICGTAEKWAPFFYFAGAKGFTSGLINVAPQKSFDMLHALQNNDQFKVWEVWRETLRFENLRAKYNNGNNVVVVKEAMAQIGLKSGVTREPVNPLSEEDRRQVIEILKMWDLQKLKR; this is translated from the coding sequence ATGGATTTTAAATCTTTTAGTAAACAATTGGAAACAATTGCCGCGATCACCATCACCCCTTTTGACTCCAAGACAAAAGAAATTAACTGGGAAGGTGTTCGAGAAAATATTAATTTTCTAGTGAATAATGGTGTAAAAGTGATTGTTCCTTGCGGTAATACAAGTGAATTTTATGCTTTAACATTGGATGAAGCAAAAGAGGAAATAAAGCGAACGGTGGAAATTGTAAATGGCAGGGCGCTTGTTGTCGCTGGGATTGGTTACTCTCTCAAAACTGCCATTGAATTGGGAAAGTATGCTGAAGAAGTTGGAGCAGACTGTGTGATGATTCATCAACCCATTCACCCCTTTGTGACCAATGAAGGAGTATTGTCGTATTATCAACAAATCATAGATGCCGTCAATATTCCGTCTATCGTTTACTGGAAAGATCCATCCCTAAGTGATGACGTACTTAAACAATTGGCTCATTGTGAAAGGATTGTTGGGGTTAAGTATGCGATCAATGATCTTCCACGGTTTGCTAAGCTGGTTCAAGAGGTGCCCAACCATCATAATATTACCTGGATTTGTGGAACAGCAGAAAAATGGGCACCATTCTTCTATTTTGCAGGTGCCAAAGGTTTTACCTCCGGTTTAATCAATGTAGCTCCGCAAAAATCTTTCGACATGTTACATGCTTTACAAAACAATGATCAATTCAAAGTGTGGGAAGTATGGAGGGAAACGCTGCGTTTTGAAAACTTACGGGCCAAGTACAACAATGGCAATAATGTTGTTGTTGTTAAAGAAGCCATGGCGCAAATCGGGTTAAAATCAGGCGTAACCCGCGAACCGGTCAACCCTTTAAGTGAGGAAGATCGCCGACAAGTCATAGAAATCTTAAAAATGTGGGATCTGCAGAAACTTAAAAGATAA
- a CDS encoding mandelate racemase/muconate lactonizing enzyme family protein, which translates to MRITKIETLQLKEHPRELWVQIHTDEGIVGLGETNAKPAPVQELIHSLCAELLLGQDPRNIDHIWHTFYRVFNHHGSSGAEMRALSAIDIALWDILGKVLGQPVYRLLGGASREKIKVYNTCVGYMRYNDRDRFLKEPEKLAEELLKKGISVMKIWPFDELSRDFQGNYISPKLIEKGIEPFRKIRKAFGNEIELALEGHGRWNLTSAIRIAKALEEYKLLWLEDLMPVNNVKTIVKLKESTTIPIAASERLFTRYEYNDLLQEPAADIVIADPAWAGGISEVKKIASLADIAGLPFAPHNCGGPVLHAVCTHICYNIPNLCYETYYSEIVTNAPLVVNGYIKPPQEPGLGVELRPEVFSRSDLVYRVTERVSTSGEKQVYNISGDGDPWKTNR; encoded by the coding sequence ATGCGCATAACAAAAATTGAAACATTACAACTTAAAGAGCATCCTCGCGAACTTTGGGTACAAATTCATACTGATGAAGGGATTGTGGGATTAGGGGAAACAAATGCTAAACCGGCTCCTGTTCAAGAGCTCATTCACAGTTTATGTGCTGAGCTGTTATTGGGGCAAGATCCACGGAATATTGACCATATTTGGCATACTTTTTACCGAGTATTTAATCATCACGGCAGTTCCGGAGCTGAAATGAGAGCTCTTAGCGCCATTGATATCGCTTTATGGGATATTTTGGGGAAGGTATTAGGGCAACCTGTTTACCGTTTGCTTGGAGGAGCTTCCCGAGAAAAGATAAAAGTCTACAATACATGTGTTGGCTACATGCGATACAACGATCGTGACCGATTTTTAAAAGAGCCGGAGAAATTAGCAGAAGAGTTGTTAAAAAAGGGAATTTCAGTGATGAAAATATGGCCCTTTGATGAACTGAGTCGTGATTTTCAAGGAAATTACATCTCCCCGAAGTTGATTGAAAAGGGGATAGAGCCATTTCGAAAAATACGTAAAGCATTTGGTAATGAGATTGAACTGGCACTTGAAGGTCACGGTCGTTGGAATTTAACAAGTGCAATTCGGATTGCAAAAGCATTAGAGGAATACAAGTTGCTTTGGTTGGAAGACTTGATGCCTGTTAACAATGTAAAAACAATCGTTAAGTTAAAGGAATCTACCACGATTCCAATTGCGGCAAGTGAACGGTTGTTTACTCGATACGAGTATAACGATCTCTTGCAGGAACCCGCTGCAGACATTGTCATTGCAGATCCTGCCTGGGCGGGTGGCATTTCTGAGGTGAAAAAAATTGCTTCACTTGCGGATATAGCTGGTCTCCCCTTTGCCCCCCACAATTGTGGGGGGCCGGTATTACATGCGGTTTGTACACATATTTGTTACAATATTCCCAATCTATGTTATGAAACATACTATTCAGAGATTGTAACGAATGCACCACTTGTCGTTAATGGTTATATTAAGCCGCCACAAGAGCCTGGACTAGGGGTTGAATTGAGACCGGAGGTATTTAGCCGATCTGATTTAGTCTACAGAGTTACTGAACGGGTTTCAACCAGTGGAGAAAAACAAGTGTACAATATCTCGGGAGATGGTGATCCATGGAAAACCAATAGATAG
- a CDS encoding 2-hydroxy-3-oxopropionate reductase, translated as MERIGFIGLGIMGKPMAINLLKAEYQLVVYNRSKPKVDELVAKGAEAAGSPREVAEKSSVIITMLPDSPQVEEVLTGPDGVFDGVKKGSLIIDMSTISPVVARNLSEEARKYGASMLDAPVSGGEPGAIQGTLSIMVGGSTEDFERAKPLFEVMGKTITLVGEAGAGQIVKACNQIVVALTIGAVSEALVLGSKAGVNPAKILDVLSGGLAGNKVMEVRRSNFLEHDFKPGFKIDLHHKDLRIALETGRDYGVSLPLSAVVDQMMSSLVARGDGSKDHSAVLTLIEDLAQHKI; from the coding sequence ATGGAAAGGATAGGATTTATCGGGCTTGGAATCATGGGAAAACCTATGGCCATTAACTTGTTAAAGGCAGAGTATCAGTTGGTGGTTTATAACCGTAGTAAGCCAAAGGTTGACGAATTGGTTGCCAAAGGAGCGGAAGCAGCGGGAAGTCCACGAGAGGTAGCTGAAAAAAGTAGCGTGATTATTACCATGCTCCCCGACTCCCCACAAGTCGAAGAAGTATTAACAGGACCGGATGGGGTCTTTGATGGAGTAAAGAAAGGTTCATTAATCATAGATATGAGCACGATTTCCCCGGTTGTGGCCAGAAATTTGTCGGAAGAGGCTCGCAAGTATGGTGCTAGTATGCTTGATGCGCCGGTCAGCGGCGGTGAACCGGGTGCCATACAGGGAACACTCTCTATCATGGTTGGTGGCTCAACTGAAGATTTCGAAAGGGCAAAACCACTTTTTGAGGTGATGGGAAAAACGATTACTTTAGTTGGTGAAGCGGGTGCAGGGCAGATTGTCAAAGCTTGCAATCAGATAGTAGTAGCTTTAACCATTGGCGCTGTGTCGGAAGCACTTGTTCTCGGATCCAAAGCAGGAGTTAACCCTGCTAAAATTCTCGATGTTCTTTCCGGTGGTCTCGCCGGGAATAAGGTCATGGAAGTACGCAGATCCAACTTCCTGGAGCATGACTTCAAACCGGGTTTTAAAATTGATTTGCACCACAAAGATCTAAGGATCGCACTTGAAACAGGAAGAGATTACGGAGTTTCTTTGCCACTTTCCGCTGTTGTCGACCAAATGATGTCATCTTTGGTGGCCAGAGGTGATGGTTCTAAGGACCATTCTGCGGTATTAACTCTTATTGAAGATCTTGCCCAACACAAGATCTAA
- a CDS encoding tripartite tricarboxylate transporter permease codes for MLEMLLEGFATVFTLNTLLLVLVGVVLGLVFGSIPGLTATMAIAICLPITFGMEATDGMALLMGLYIGGVSGGLIPAILLNLPGTPSSIAATFDGYPMAKKGQAGKAFGIAISFSFLGGLFSILILMFVSPPLAQLAIKFGPFEYFAVTMFALTMISSVSGNSIIKGLLSGLIGMSLALVGSAPIDAYPRFTFGFDALDAGFALLPVMIGLFAISEILKTSESKIKTIDQKETPDYRMKGLGFSLAEFVKQGWNGLRSALIGVGIGILPGIGGGTANLVSYAVAKNQSKYPEKFGKGVPDGLVASETSNNAAIGGALVPLLSLGIPGDTVTALLLGGLVLHGITPGPLLFEQNGGVVYVIFAALLVANLVMLVSLYLGMRVFVRILSIPQHILLPIIIVLCVVGAFGENNRLFDAGALLFFGILGYAMYKFDFPLTPLILGFILGPIAETNLRRGLMYTQGEFIPFLTSPIAAFFLILAVVSVILSARKNIIKKKEKDLTVSS; via the coding sequence ATGTTAGAAATGCTTCTGGAAGGATTTGCAACAGTTTTTACCTTAAATACGTTGCTATTGGTGTTAGTAGGGGTTGTTTTGGGACTCGTTTTCGGTTCTATACCTGGATTAACGGCAACAATGGCAATTGCCATATGTCTCCCCATCACCTTTGGGATGGAAGCGACTGACGGGATGGCATTATTAATGGGATTATATATCGGTGGGGTTTCAGGTGGATTAATACCGGCTATTTTATTAAATTTGCCGGGTACACCGTCCAGTATTGCAGCTACCTTTGACGGTTATCCCATGGCCAAAAAAGGACAGGCGGGCAAAGCTTTTGGAATAGCCATCTCATTTTCATTTCTTGGTGGTCTTTTTAGCATTCTGATTTTAATGTTTGTTTCTCCTCCTTTAGCACAACTTGCGATAAAATTCGGTCCTTTTGAATATTTTGCCGTGACAATGTTTGCTCTAACTATGATCTCAAGTGTATCAGGCAATTCAATCATCAAAGGACTTTTAAGTGGCTTAATAGGGATGAGTTTGGCTTTAGTCGGTTCAGCACCTATCGATGCCTATCCCAGATTTACTTTTGGTTTTGATGCACTCGATGCTGGCTTTGCCTTATTACCTGTTATGATTGGACTATTTGCCATTTCCGAAATATTAAAAACATCTGAGAGTAAAATTAAAACCATTGATCAAAAAGAGACTCCAGATTATAGAATGAAAGGATTGGGTTTTTCCCTTGCTGAGTTTGTTAAACAAGGTTGGAATGGATTGAGGTCAGCCTTGATTGGTGTAGGAATTGGGATACTGCCAGGAATTGGAGGGGGGACGGCAAACCTTGTTTCCTATGCGGTGGCCAAAAACCAATCCAAGTATCCAGAAAAATTTGGAAAAGGTGTTCCTGATGGTCTTGTCGCTTCTGAAACGTCGAATAATGCAGCTATTGGGGGTGCCCTGGTACCTTTATTGTCACTAGGTATTCCTGGAGATACTGTGACTGCGTTGTTACTCGGTGGATTAGTTCTACACGGTATAACACCCGGTCCCTTGCTTTTTGAGCAAAATGGTGGAGTTGTTTATGTCATTTTTGCTGCTCTTCTTGTGGCTAATTTGGTCATGTTGGTTTCATTGTATTTAGGGATGAGAGTTTTCGTAAGGATTCTAAGCATTCCCCAGCACATTTTATTACCTATCATTATCGTCTTATGTGTAGTGGGCGCATTTGGGGAAAACAATCGACTGTTTGATGCAGGAGCACTACTCTTTTTTGGAATTTTAGGCTATGCGATGTATAAGTTTGATTTTCCGCTCACTCCTCTCATTTTAGGATTTATATTAGGTCCTATTGCCGAAACCAATTTGCGCAGAGGATTGATGTATACCCAAGGAGAATTTATTCCATTCCTTACTTCGCCGATAGCTGCCTTCTTTTTAATCTTAGCTGTTGTTTCAGTTATATTGAGTGCTAGGAAAAACATTATAAAGAAAAAGGAAAAAGATCTAACGGTTTCTTCTTAA
- a CDS encoding tripartite tricarboxylate transporter substrate-binding protein translates to MPTQYGLVKQYIDSGDFRTLGILAEESVPLMPKIPTFKEQGVDISFEKFYFYAFPPGTPQEVVNQFTNALKAVVEENEEYRSEAEKFFVSPTYMTPEETSQYMQETFQYYEGLLEAIEQ, encoded by the coding sequence ATGCCCACTCAATACGGGTTAGTCAAACAGTATATTGATTCGGGTGATTTTAGGACACTTGGCATTCTTGCAGAAGAAAGTGTGCCATTAATGCCTAAGATTCCAACTTTTAAAGAACAAGGTGTTGATATTTCTTTTGAAAAGTTCTATTTCTATGCCTTTCCACCAGGAACACCGCAAGAGGTTGTCAATCAATTCACTAATGCGTTAAAAGCCGTGGTGGAAGAGAATGAAGAATATCGCAGTGAGGCGGAAAAATTTTTTGTATCTCCCACATACATGACCCCTGAAGAAACATCTCAATATATGCAAGAAACTTTCCAATATTACGAAGGATTGCTGGAAGCGATAGAGCAATAA
- a CDS encoding GntR family transcriptional regulator: protein MLDKQEKKSDSFLTIDHGQIKSLRDIALEAIKEAIVSGRFKPGDHLKERELSEMMGISTTPIKEALRILGNEGLVRTIPRKGTFVSELVNTSIEEILMLKAYLEGLCARLAAMKATDHELELLEEQVKKMESLLKSNNIEKLAEENTAFHVLIRQISKNPMIIKILENVSTFDKAFRKRALKYQIEAHEGLNEHKGIFEAIKSKNPDLAEFRMKKHILRTLDNVLRHLDKHDKE from the coding sequence ATGTTAGACAAACAAGAGAAAAAAAGTGATTCGTTTTTAACGATTGACCATGGGCAAATCAAATCTTTAAGGGATATTGCCTTGGAAGCTATTAAAGAGGCGATTGTAAGTGGACGATTTAAGCCTGGGGATCACCTAAAAGAAAGAGAACTGTCAGAAATGATGGGGATCAGTACCACCCCTATTAAAGAAGCTTTACGCATTTTGGGTAATGAAGGGTTAGTTAGAACCATTCCACGTAAAGGAACATTTGTATCAGAATTGGTCAATACATCAATTGAAGAAATTTTGATGCTCAAAGCTTACCTAGAAGGATTATGTGCTCGCCTGGCCGCCATGAAGGCAACGGATCATGAACTTGAATTACTCGAAGAGCAAGTGAAAAAAATGGAGTCACTTTTGAAGAGTAACAATATAGAGAAACTGGCTGAAGAGAATACAGCATTTCATGTCCTGATACGGCAAATTAGCAAAAATCCAATGATCATTAAAATCCTTGAAAATGTTTCTACATTTGATAAGGCATTTAGAAAGAGGGCTTTAAAATACCAAATCGAAGCGCATGAAGGATTAAACGAACACAAGGGAATTTTTGAAGCTATAAAGTCTAAGAACCCTGACCTTGCCGAGTTTCGGATGAAAAAGCATATTTTGCGTACCTTAGACAATGTCTTGCGTCACCTTGATAAACATGACAAGGAGTAG
- a CDS encoding Ldh family oxidoreductase yields the protein MGDIIVPASQLIRFTSQVLGQSLPEDEAEIIAETLVDADLLGVESHGVSRLAGYLKRMEDGLIERKTRLTLVRETPTTALFDAANGWGQVAAVKALETAIEKALQYGTGFVGVKNSNHFGTASYFTRMATEKDCIGLAMTNASAIMVPFGSKEPSLGTNPISIAVPTGEGRNPVVLDMATSQVARGKIILAKKKGETIPAHWAITVNGEPTTDPVKALEGFVLPLGPKGSGLAIMIDILSGVLTGALFGKQIPKMYGDQSSQQLGHFFGVIHIEAFMDKTLFYQRMQEKVQETVNSAPMEGFDRVYMPGEIELSRKKVRLEKGIPLPKEIYLELKETGSRYGVDIEKFILSKEVKQ from the coding sequence ATGGGTGATATCATAGTTCCCGCTAGTCAATTGATTAGATTTACCTCTCAAGTATTAGGTCAATCATTACCTGAAGACGAAGCGGAAATCATTGCTGAAACTCTCGTAGATGCAGATTTGCTGGGAGTTGAATCACATGGTGTTAGCCGATTGGCAGGCTATTTAAAGCGGATGGAGGATGGGCTTATTGAAAGGAAAACCCGGCTGACACTTGTCCGAGAAACCCCAACCACAGCTTTATTTGATGCTGCTAATGGGTGGGGGCAGGTGGCTGCGGTGAAAGCTTTGGAAACAGCGATTGAAAAAGCATTACAATATGGAACCGGGTTTGTCGGTGTCAAAAATTCAAACCATTTTGGCACAGCCTCCTACTTTACCAGAATGGCTACTGAAAAAGATTGTATCGGATTGGCCATGACTAACGCTTCAGCGATTATGGTGCCGTTTGGTTCCAAAGAGCCTTCTCTCGGAACCAATCCCATTAGTATTGCTGTACCAACAGGGGAGGGGCGGAATCCTGTTGTTCTAGATATGGCTACGAGTCAAGTGGCCAGGGGTAAGATCATATTAGCCAAGAAAAAAGGGGAGACCATTCCTGCTCACTGGGCTATTACTGTCAACGGTGAACCAACAACCGATCCGGTTAAAGCTTTGGAAGGCTTTGTTTTACCCTTAGGTCCTAAAGGATCAGGCTTAGCTATCATGATTGACATTTTATCGGGTGTCTTAACAGGAGCGTTGTTTGGCAAGCAAATTCCCAAAATGTATGGGGATCAATCTTCCCAACAACTTGGTCACTTTTTTGGAGTCATTCATATCGAAGCATTCATGGATAAAACGCTTTTTTATCAGCGCATGCAAGAAAAAGTACAAGAAACTGTAAACAGTGCACCAATGGAAGGTTTTGACCGCGTATATATGCCCGGTGAAATTGAATTGAGCAGAAAAAAGGTGCGTTTAGAAAAAGGGATTCCCCTTCCAAAAGAGATTTATCTGGAATTAAAAGAAACTGGTTCAAGGTACGGTGTAGATATTGAAAAATTTATACTCAGTAAGGAGGTCAAACAGTAA